From a region of the Alosa sapidissima isolate fAloSap1 chromosome 9, fAloSap1.pri, whole genome shotgun sequence genome:
- the LOC121718835 gene encoding zinc finger protein 665-like isoform X1 → MDLGLLFAEPQQMDLRVTLKEDVEEEEDYGHMIPCEDEQDQEEKPFAELNCKTETDLSDYNIIYSEPLQTTAKIEVKVEDEDEHLQEYDCLQERVSEHPDSLQQKIDGQNDELNLQLEGRLHHCTVCRKNFTALKELKKHQQTHLVNEKLNSGKRWHQCADCKKIFTTARNLRRHMLTHTGEKPHTCIQCGNRFTLKTSLNTHMRIHSGEKPHKCIHCGRRFSQISTLKTHVMVHTGEKPHKCIQCGKSFTLKSNLNTHVILHTGGKPHKCDQCGKTFTRSSSLKHHMRTHSGEKAHQCVECGKAFSEISALNAHMPIHTGEKPHKCDQCGRCFSQISTLKTHVMVHTGEKPHKCIECGKGFTLKRRLNTHVILHTGEKPHKCDQCGKSYTRSSNLKHHMRTHSGEMAHQCVECGKAFSEILALNAHILVHTGEKPHKCVECGKCFSQMSRLKSHIRIHTKEKSHLCAQCGKAFRRIANLRVHMLTHTGEKPHTCDQCGKSFSLISNLKTHMRTHTGEKPHKCVQCGKAFSFFKSLKNHILTHTGEKPHKCVQCGRAFIQNSHLKTHMLIHTREEPHKCDHCGKAFAQSGKLNSHILMMHTEKKKKTVNVKHHTGEKPHKCEQCGKDFSAACSFKQHMFLHTGEKPHKCEQCGKAFAQARYLKTHMLVHTGERTHKCDHCGKAFAQSGKLNSHILMMHTGKKKKTVNVKHHTGEKPHKCEQCGKDFSAACSFKQHMFLHTGEKPHKCEQCGKAFARARYLKIHMLVHTGEKPHKCDYCGKAFAQSANLSSHVLMMHTGRKPQLENTQRQTPNIYIFNLTLGGTSP, encoded by the exons ATGGATCTCGGACTGCTCTTTGCTGAACCCCAGCAGATGGACCTGAGAGTGACGTTGAAAGAAGacgtagaggaggaggaggactatGGCCATATGATTCCATGCGAAGATGAACAAGACCAAGAAGAAAAGCCCTTTGCAGAGCTtaactgtaaaactgaaacagacTTATCAGACTACAATATTATTTACAGTGAACCACTACAGACAACAGCGAAGATTGAGGTGAAGGTCGAAGACGAGGATGAACATCTACAAGAGTACGATTGTCTACAGGAAC GTGTTTCAGAACACCCAGACAGCCTGCAACAGAAGATCGATGGACAGAATGATGAACTCAACCTGCAACTTGAAGGAAGGCTGCACCACTGCACAGTCTGCAGGAAGAATTTCACAGCCCTGAAAGAACTCAAGaaacaccagcaaacacactTAGTGAATGAAAAGCTGAACAGTGGAAAAAGGTGGCATCAATGTGCAGATTGCAAGAAGATATTTACGACCGCCAGAAATCTTAGACgtcacatgcttacacacactggGGAGAAGCCTCATACATGTATTCAGTGCGGGAATCGCTTTACACTAAAGACAAGTCTTAACACCCATATGAGAATACACagtggagagaagcctcataaatgtatcCACTGTGGAAGGcgtttttcacaaatttcaacTCTTAAAACCCATGTCATGGTTCATACTggtgagaagcctcataaatgtattCAGTGTGGAAAAAGTTTTACACTAAAGAGTAATCTTAACACCCATGTGATTCTACATACTGGagggaagcctcataaatgtgaccaGTGTGGAAAAACGTTTACAAGATCCTCAAGTCTTAAACATCACATGCGTACACATAGTGGAGAGAAGGCTCACCAATGTGTCGAGTGTGGAAAAGCCTTCTCAGAAATATCAGCTCTTAATGCCCATATGccaatacacactggagagaagcctcataaatgtgaccagtgtggaaggtgtttttcacaaatttcaacTCTTAAAACCCATGTCATGGTTCATACTggtgagaagcctcataaatgtattgagtgtggaaaaggttttaCACTAAAGAGGAGACTTAACACCCATGTGATtctacacactggagagaagcctcataaatgtgaccaGTGTGGAAAATCGTATACAAGATCCTCAAATCTTAAACATCACATGCGTACACATAGTGGAGAGATGGCTCACCAATGTGTCGAGTGCGGAAAAGCCTTCTCAGAAATATTAGCTCTTAATGCCCACATTCTAgtacacacaggagagaagcctcataaatgtgtcgaGTGTGGCAAATGTTTCTCACAAATGTCACGTCTTAAAAGCCACATACGAATACATACCAAAGAGAAGTCTCATttgtgtgcccagtgtggaaaagcatttagACGAATTGCGAATCTCAGAGTCCACATGCTTACTCACACTGGTGAGAAGCCACATACATGTGACCAGTGTGGGAAATCATTTTCACTCATTTCAAATCTTAAAACCCATATGcgaacacacacaggagagaagcctcacaaatgtgtccagtgtggaaaagctttttcattttttaaaagtctTAAAAACCATATTCTAACACACACTGgggagaagcctcataaatgtgtccagtgtggaagagCTTTTATACAAAATTCACatcttaaaacccacatgctaatacacacCAGAGAGGAACCACATAAATGTGACCATTGTGGGAAAGCTTTTGCACAATCGGGAAAACTCAATAGCCATATACTGATGATGCacactgaaaagaaaaaaaaaacagtgaatgTCAAACaccacactggagagaagccacaTAAATGTGAACAGTGTGGAAAAGATTTTTCAGCAGCCTGCAGTTTTAAGCAACACATGTTTCtacatactggagagaagcctcacaaatgtgaacagtgtggaaaagctttcgCACAAGCTCGATATCTTAAAACACATATGCTAGTACACACCGGAGAGAGAACTCATAAATGTGACcattgtggaaaagcttttgcaCAATCGGGAAAACTTAATAGCCACATACTAATGATGCACACtggtaagaaaaaaaaaacagtgaatgTCAAACaccacactggagagaagccacaTAAATGTGAACAGTGTGGAAAAGATTTTTCAGCAGCCTGCAGTTTTAAGCAACACATGTTTCtacatactggagagaagcctcacaaatgtgaacagtgtggaaaagctttcgCACGAGCTCGATATCTTAAAATACATATGCtagtacacactggagagaaacctcataaatgtgactattgtggaaaagcttttgcaCAATCAGCAAATCTTAGTAGCCACGTGCTAATGATGCACACTGGTAGGAAACCACAACTGGAAAACACTCAACGTCAAACaccaaatatttacatttttaatctCACGCTAGGTGGCACTTCACCATAA